Proteins encoded within one genomic window of Hermetia illucens chromosome 2, iHerIll2.2.curated.20191125, whole genome shotgun sequence:
- the LOC119648651 gene encoding cuticle protein 64-like, with the protein MHKSISQDSFNQKKTTTSIMKLVVLALALIGAASAGYVAPIAHGYSGWGHGAGLGLGHDAGLGWGHGGGLALGHSAGLGLGHGAGLGWGHGAVAATVVAPAISTHAVAAPAIASHGIIGHAVAAPAIATHGLVGHAIAAPAIASHGLIGHAYAAPAIASHGIIGSTIATPIASHGIVAAPAIASHGIIGHAVAAPILSHGHGLGHGWGDDLWKKKKAAQ; encoded by the exons ATGCATAAGAGCATCAGTCAGGATTCATTCAACCAGAAGAAGACTACAACTAGCATCATG AAACTCGTAGTTTTGGCTCTTGCTTTAATCGGCGCCGCTTCCGCTGGATACGTAGCCCCAATCGCTCATGGATACTCTGGATGGGGACATGGTGCCGGTTTGGGATTGGGACATGATGCTGGCTTGGGATGGGGACATGGTGGCGGCTTGGCATTAGGACATAGTGCTGGCTTGGGATTAGGACATGGCGCCGGTTTGGGATGGGGACATGGAGCTGTAGCCGCTACCGTTGTTGCTCCAGCTATTTCCACCCACGCTGTTGCTGCCCCAGCTATTGCTAGCCATGGAATTATCGGTCATGCTGTTGCTGCCCCCGCTATTGCCACCCATGGTCTTGTAGGCCATGCTATTGCTGCTCCAGCCATTGCCAGTCATGGACTCATAGGTCATGCTTATGCTGCCCCAGCTATTGCCAGCCACGGAATCATTGGTAGCACCATTGCCACTCCTATCGCCAGTCATGGAATCGTTGCTGCCCCAGCTATTGCTAGCCACGGTATCATCGGACACGCTGTTGCTGCTCCAATTCTTTCTCATGGACATGGTTTGGGACATGGTTGGGGTGATGACctctggaagaagaagaaggctgcTCAATAA